Proteins co-encoded in one Chionomys nivalis chromosome 6, mChiNiv1.1, whole genome shotgun sequence genomic window:
- the LOC130876256 gene encoding 60S ribosomal protein L37a-like, protein MAKRTKKVGIVGKYGTRYRASLRKMVKKIEISQHAKYTCSFCGKTKMKRRAVSIWHCGSCVKTVVGGAWTYNTTSAVTVKSAIRRLKELKDQ, encoded by the coding sequence ATGGCAAAACGCACCAAGAAGGTCGGGATCGTCGGGAAATATGGGACCCGCTATCgtgcctccctccggaaaatggtgaagaaaattgaaatcagccagcacGCCAAGTACACatgctccttctgtggcaagacCAAGATGAAGAGACGAGCCGTCAGCATCTGGCACTGTGGTTCGTGCGTGAAAACAGTGGTTGGCGGGGCCTGGACCTACAACACGACTTCTGCCGTCACAGTGAAGTCTGCCATCAGAAGACTGAAGGAACTGAAAGACCAGTAA